Within Telopea speciosissima isolate NSW1024214 ecotype Mountain lineage chromosome 8, Tspe_v1, whole genome shotgun sequence, the genomic segment TGCGTAGGACCGATAGCGTACTTTTCCCCAAAAGTCAAATCTTTCGTTTCAATAGGAATATGACTGATGCAAATGCATTCAATATTTCAATCCTTGTTCCTTTCTCTATCCCCCGCCCTCCAAACAAAAAATCCTCATTcttttctaagtttttttttaaaaaatttttagggaaaattacatgagtAGACAAAATCAGGTATGtttttacaaaactatccaTTGTTGTTTCACTTAACAAAAATACATAGTTTTGTGTTTACATTTACAAAATTAGCCAAAACAGTGTTCTCCCCTCAATTAAGGATTGTTTTCTATAACATCACCCTCTCAAAAAATCGTCTCTCATACGCCAGGATTTGTGGGGAGATAAAAGCCACGGCGGAGCCCCCGCAGTCCATTACCATTTGTCCTGAGGGAGGTACCAACTTTGAACAAGAAGTTTACTTTGAATGGTTGCCTCCAAGATGTGAGATGTGCTGCTCCTTTGGGCACTCTGCAGTTCATTGTGGCAAGGTCATTGCAAGCCAAATGACTTGTCACTCTAGCTCTAGGAATGGTAGAAGATCGGGTCACAACTCATTCCAGCCTACTGGTAGTCGAGTTAGAACCCAAGGTTTTGGATTTCAGCCCCAATCGGAAGGGATGCAAGGTCCGACCATGGAGGGTGTCTCCTCCGCTAACCTCCCCTCTCCAATGCCCGGGGTTCCTGAAACCACTGCTTTAGGCCCTTTTCTTGAGGCTCCCTCTGCTGCAGTGTCTACAGGCCTGAACTTAGCACACTCTAAGCTTTCATCCGCTCTACAGCTCTATTCCAACACAACTGTCGCTTGCAGTTTGACCCCAAATAAACATCATTTTAAAATCCTAAGTACTTACTCTGAGTTGGGTGTGGAGGATGGCTCTAATGGTCCTCTAATCTCAACCATGTTGGACCCCTCGAGTCCTACTGGGCCTAGGCTTTCAACGACTTCTCCTGTGCATGAGGCTGAAAAGTTGCAAGTAGTCGTTGACTTAAAAGTGAAGCCCACTATGGAGATTGGGTCTATGATTGAAGAAGGTGAGATTCAAGAGGACCCACCTCCTCCCATATCCTATTTTTGTTATGCTCATGTGGGGGAAGTTAACTCGATGGTGGAGTTAGGTACTTCCGCAGTGGAAGAGGTGTTTGTGGATGACGGTAATCTATCTGTCTcatcctctcccccccccctcctcctcatTGGGGTTAAGGTCTAAGAAGTTGAAAAAGAAgtcgaagaagaaatcaatgtacaaaaagaataatgggtcgGGTGTTTGTAGAAGAAGCTCGAGGGTGTGTAAGCCACCTCCTCCGAGATAGGATCCAGGAGCTCCTGAAGTTAATGACCTCTCTCGCCAAAAGATTTTGATGATTTCATGTTCTATTTCATCATTTGTCGACTATAGGGTTATTGTTAGTCTGGGCCAGAGCAATGCTCACAATGATTATGATGTAGGTTCTGAGGGTGTTGTTCCGGGCAGCAACTCTCCTATGGGGGACCTAAATTCTGACTTAGTCACCAATACTCGGGGAGATCCTAGAGCGGATGGTAGTGGTTTTAGCAGCAGATGGGTGGTTCCTCCTATTCCTTCCTATAATCCAAGTGGGAAGACAGTCAAGTTTAAAATCTCGTGATTTGTTGTTTGGGACCGTTTTGTTCTTTAGTTCCTCTTTGGGTGGTTTCTCTTTAACGTGATCTGATTGTTGCTCTATCTGTTGTTCTGTGTTTCCCCTCCTCTAGAGGTTTGGGGTTTGTCTagctgattttattttttattttttttctccctcccGATTCTCGAGCCCttgtttctttctccttttggtaatgactttcttattcaccaaaataataaaaaaaaacaagaacccTATTTAATGTGATTGTGtaggaaaatttgaagattaTACCCACTAACTCACTGACCCTCACAGATTACGATAGAAATGAAAACAATATCTAAAATATGTTAGAGAAAAAGGCAAGACTTCCTCTCTAGGGacgtaaatgaatagccgaaatctattttcgtatccgtgtccgtattcatttagcactatttgaattcgtccaaaagctaaacgaatacggatacAAGTAtactatagctatctgaaaagctatatttacatataaatagataaatatccaatctgtatccgtgtccatattcatgtagcactatccgaatccgttcaaaaactaatcggatgcTGATGCAGAGGCAGATAAGTATacctatctgaaaagctatatttacatataaatagataaatatccaatctgtatccgtgtccatattcatgtagcactatccgaatccgttcacAAACTAATCGGATGCTGATGCAGATgcagatgcagatatagcactatccgagccgaatccgatccgtttacatccctactcctCTCCTTACATTAAACAAGAAGAGACACAATCAAACGGTGTATcaaaaaaaacacacccaacaaaaatcaaacctattttgaatctttaatttttaaaacataaaaaattccaacagaAAGAATCATTGAAAAAGGATAACTGGAACATTGTTCAAAAGAAACACCAGCCTCACTCGGTGCGATAATCATCTCAGGCCTAATCTTAAGAAAGGTAACCTTCTCTCCCGAGGAAGTGCGTCTCATTCTCGAGCTCCACGCCAAGCTCGGCAACAAATGGTGTTGCATGGCCGCtcaggttctctctctctctctctctctgcactCCTCCCACCGATCATGTAAaaagtctctctctcccctcctctgTGCACTCTCCTTTTTCCCACCGATCATGTAAGAAGAGGAAATCACAGAGATGACCTCTACCCCACCCCAACGCCGGCGAAATCACAGACAGATAAAGGGAACTTGCCAAGATTGTGGAGAGGAAAAAGTTAGTCTCAAAGCAAAAGGTAACCCAAGGATGACTGGATGAGATCATCATTATCCCCACCTCGCCCTCTCTCTCCCTACAACATCCACCGGATCTCTTCCCCCTCTGCCCTGCCTCTGCGGTTAGCCCCCTCTTTTCCACTCGACATGTGTTACCTCACACGCTGCAAGTGCCAACTACCTCTTTCCCACTCAACCATGTTTATTTTACCCTCAAAACAAAGTTGTTAAAACTTTTAGACAGAGGGGTGCTGTTGCAGGGGAGGGAAATGAGAGTGTGGAGGGGCAGGGAAACGGGCAGAGGGAGAGAACCAGAGATTGAGGCATGATGGAAAcacaattttctttttgtttttaggaaagtgtaatcacacaaacacAATTAACAAATGGAAAAAACATAGATTAGGGAGTCAAATAGTATATTaaaacaataattacataatcAAATAAACAAAGCAGGATTTTTACTTCCTGTCTCTATCTTTCACTCTCAATCGCTCCCGTCCTTATCCTCATTAATCTCGTTGAGAATGACAATTAGGGAAACGATGAACGCATAATCGACGTTCGGATAAGCAGTCACCGTGAAAGTATCCTTCCCAAACAGCACACTTTGAGCAGTATGTTTCTTATGCATCTGCAAatcaaaaattaataaaaaaattaaaacagaacCCACCCAGATCCAGAGACTAATTAATCACATTCTTCTGTTTCTTACTTACTTGAGCGATTACGTTAAGAGAGTCTCCCATATAGATCGTGCAAGATCTCTCCAACCAACTCCCTTTGATCTTGAAATCACAAACTTCTTCTTTGGTATTAGCAGCCAAGAACACATCGAGTTCTGTTTTAAATTGAAGCATAGAAGACTTCTTCGCACTAAATAATAGATCTTTCGAATCTGAACTATCTCCCCTGAACACTTGCCATCTTCTATGAGCACTCAGTATCTGAAACAAATTAAAAAGGATTGAAGctttaaataaaactaaaattcCAGATCACAATTTAACGAAAATTTCAGATCTGAACCTTTTGTTGCATAGAGAGAAGGGGATTTCCATTGGCATCGACAAGAACACGACGATCACGAAGACTTAAAAGGGTATCCTTGACTTTGAAGACGATGTTGCCGTTGACGTCGGCGACGGAGAAATTGCCTTCACCAAGAGTTAAAACTTTCTTTATGACGGTGAGATCTACAGGGTAGGGAGCACAGAATTGGACTCCGACGACGGAGATGGGGTTAGTCAATGGTGGATAATTAGAGGGTTCAGCCATGGTCACGGCACCGACGATTCCAGATAGAGATGGATTTCTATCAATGTCTGGGGGACGAGGGATAAAGGACATGGCTTTTCTTATTTGAAATCTCTGAAGATATAATTTGGATGGATAGGAACAGAAGAATTCAGAACGAGACAAAGGCAAGCATTTCCTCAGCGCTGGGGTCGAGGCGACAAAGTTTTGCCCTAAAGTCTCGATAAAATGATTTCACGATGTGGTGAAGAAGACGAAAGAATTTGCTCTTTGCAGGACGTGGGCCCTTGTAAAGCGTCGAAATATCGGTTTCATGGTGTTTTATTCAACAGTTTTGCTTTCACGACGTGAAGAAGACGAAAGAATTTGTTCTCTGTATTGCGGTGGTGCACTACAGTCAATAAGGGTGTCTATTGGTGCGGTTCTAGTTATCCGGTTAGGTTGTGGTGTGATTTaaagtgaaatcaaaatcgaattcGATAGGAATAAGTCAAAATTGGAACCGTTTTGCATACGGTATATAGTTTTATtggtttctattcgatttttaTTATTCAATTCACAACTAGTTTTACatagggttgtaaatggataatcgaaaattcgaattcgatccgcatccgtatccgtttaggagtaTCCGTATTCGATAAGAAATAtctgaaaaaaaatccaaatacttaattataaaaaattaagtaaataacaatcttgagggttttttaagattcaacaggttctataatatgaggagaagagaatcatgatctaaaactatggattgagagtgaattgtgtccactagggggaggaaggttcgggttacacatgGCAGAAGTggaaacggatggtcgaaaatcagaattcgatccgcatccgaatccatccgaatccgtttagaggcatccgtattcgaccaaAAAATATCTGactccgattacatccgatccgtatccgagccgagtCCGATCCTTTTACAGGCCTAGTTTTACATGCAGTTTGTATAGTGTCGGTTTCGTAAAACAGTAATGAGGACAACCTTGGATTTCAAAGTGTTTATATTCCCGTGTTTCCTCATTCTCTTCCGGTCTTCTTCATAATTTCATTCATCATATTTCACATGcgctaataaaaaaaaaaaaactttccatgttcacttgtttttcttttcctttcctaattgggtaatttacacataccactcctaaggtttgacaaaaggatgattttacccccagttttgaaaaattctgcatacctcccctaaggtttacaaacggtaacaaataaacccattccgtcagtttatgactaacactgttaaaatcaaaactGGATAGTTAGAGGGCTCTGATTGCCCTCAAATCAGAATCGAATCTCCCTTGGTATAGAGAGAAGGTTATCCTCGAATTTTGCATCAATCCGATTACAAATGAGTAAGATCTTGAAAACTCCCTTTTTCAGATTAGGGTTTGGAAAGAAAATCCAGCAATATGACATACTAGCATCATAGAGAGCATGGTACCGCAGGGAACATAATAGATATGATCAGATCTTTAATTAATGAGGCAGCAACATACCAAATCAACAATTACAAAGTGGAAAACAAAAACCATGTGGATATGACAGAATCTTCTCCTTGcgtagaaaccctagatttttttttttggtataagcAGAAACCCTAGATTCAGGTTAAGGCTTCTTCAACTTTATAGATGAATGGACAACAACAATGGTGAAGATCAATGGTGTTCCCTACAATGGTGTTCCCTTCTTCGATACTTgcaactt encodes:
- the LOC122671864 gene encoding protein LURP-one-related 10-like gives rise to the protein MAEPSNYPPLTNPISVVGVQFCAPYPVDLTVIKKVLTLGEGNFSVADVNGNIVFKVKDTLLSLRDRRVLVDANGNPLLSMQQKILSAHRRWQVFRGDSSDSKDLLFSAKKSSMLQFKTELDVFLAANTKEEVCDFKIKGSWLERSCTIYMGDSLNVIAQMHKKHTAQSVLFGKDTFTVTAYPNVDYAFIVSLIVILNEINEDKDGSD